The Deinococcus puniceus genome segment CCTGCGCGGTGCGGGTAAAGGCGTCGGCGAGGTCGTTGGGATCGTCGGCCCGCACGCTCTGCACGGGGTTGGCGTTGCTCTGCACAATCGCGTCGCCCATCTGCTGGCGCTGATCAGGGGTCATCTGAGACATGTAGCCGCGCAGCAATTCGTCGCGCTCCTGTGGGGAGGCGTTTTGCAGGTAATCCTGAATGTAGGCGGCGGCTTCCTGCGGGCTGACCACACCGTCGGCGTTGGTGTCGCGGGGATCAAGGCGGGCCATCTGCTCGTGACGGTCTTTTTGTTGAAAGAACATGGTGAAACCTCCTGAGGAAGTGCGGCGGCGTGGTCGGCAGGTTGCCGAGCGGCACGGCACCAACAAACTGTGTGCGCTCCTTACGCTACGGAGCCGCCCGGTCAAATGGGTGAGGAGACACTAAGTGTAGGCTTTACAGCGCCTGAAGCTCGCGTGGGGTCGGCCAGCCGGAGACGGCGCACCTGCGCCAGTTCACCATCCCCGGCACAAGTGCTCAAAACTCAGTAAGAGGGACAATTCGGCGCTCTGCACGGCGCTAGAGTGACAGGCGTATGCGTTCTCTCGTCCTGATCGGTCATGGTTCCCACCTCAACGGCGAGTCGGCGGGCGCGGTCTACCGGTACGCCGAACTGATTCGCGAGCGCGGCCTCTTTGATGAAGTGGTGGAAGGGTACTGGAAAGAAGAACCCTCTCTGCGGCAAGTGCTGAAAACTACTGCCAGCACGGATGTTACGGTCATTCCCATGTTCATCAGCGAGGGGTATTTTACCGAAACGGTGATCCCGCGTGAGATGGGGTTAGGCCACCAAGGGCCAGTGCCGCCCGAAGGCGTAGCCCGCGTGCTGGGCGGCAAAACCGTGCGCTATACCCTGCCCTACGGCGTGCATTCCAGCATGGCCGACGTGATTCTGGAGCGGGCGCGGGAAGCCCTGCCCGATCTGGGCGATGAAGGCACGCCGCCCACCGCCTTGGTGGTGCTGGGCCACGGCACGACGCGCAACGAAAACAGCAACCGCGTGGTGTACGAAAACGCCGAGCGGCTGCGGCACACGGGCCTGTTTTCGGAAGTGGAAGCCCTGTTTTTGGATGAAGACCCCAAGGTGGGCCTCTGGCCGGAGCGGGTGCGTGCGCCGCGTGTGGTGGTGGTGCCCTTCTTTGCCTCCGAGGGCTGGCACACGCTGGAAACCATCCCCGAAGATATGGGCCTGACGGGGGCCGTGACCGTCTTTCCCCAGAACCCACACGGCACGCAGACCGTGTATTACGCCCGCCCAGTGGGCACGCACGCCCGCATTGCCGAAGTGATTTTGCAACTGGCCGAGGAAGCACGCGGCACGGGCGGACGCGGCGGCGACGAAGACCGGCTGCATGCCCAAGCGTGGGCCGCCTTTATGACGATGGCGCGGCGCGGGATGCGTGTGGGCGAAGTGATGATCACGCCGCAACTGGGCATGTTCGAGGTACGCCACGCCCTTGATGAGGGCATTCCCGGCGGCGACCTGACCACCACCGTGACGCCCGAAGGCCTGCGCGACCACACCCGGCGCGACGAGGGCGGCCACCACCGCCCGGTGCATACCCTCCGCAATCTGCCGCGTGGCTGGCGTGCTGTGCTGAGCGAAACCGATTTGCCCCGCGCCATGCACGCGCTGTATCCGGCGATTGTGGAAGAAGGCTACGCGCACCAGCAACACGCGCTACGGGCCACGCCCTGGGCCACTACCGCCCGCCGCCAAACCGGGATTTATGCCAAGGTGCAAAAAGCCACGCCGGAACAGGTGGAGCATGTGGCCGAGGACGTGTGCAGCGGGTGCCTCCGCACGCGCCTGTGGGCCTCAGAGCAGTTGCCGCGCACCTTCTTCGACGGTGTACCGGGGGCCATTCCGTGCGCCGAAGCCTGCACCTACCTGGTGGCCGAAGTGCGCGAAGAAGTGAGTGGCAAGCGGGGGAGCGGGTCAGGGCATAGTCACTGAGCAGGAATAGACCGAAACTGTGGTCAGAACTGGAGAGGAGAGGCGCTGAGGAATTGGGCCCCTCCTCTCCCGGTTTTAGCCCAACTCGTGGTACTGGCCCCGGAAATACACCAGCGGATCGTCGTCGGTGTAGCGGGCGTATTCCACGAAACCGAGGTACAACGTATGGTCGCCCGCCACGATCACTTCATGCTTGCGGCACACCAACTGGGCAATACAGCCGCCGATCAGGGGCAGGCCTTCATGCTCGAACCACGGCACACTTTCTTCGGGGCCGGGGCGTCCGGCAAAATGGTCGGAAAGGTGGCGCTGGGTGCTGCTCAGCAGATTC includes the following:
- a CDS encoding flavin reductase family protein; this translates as MTLPNAEAEGGLTPFEFRQTLGRFASGVTVVTTLDGQQRRGMTASAFVSVSLTPPLILVSVDHRAHMHEVLGRVGTTRFGVNLLSSTQRHLSDHFAGRPGPEESVPWFEHEGLPLIGGCIAQLVCRKHEVIVAGDHTLYLGFVEYARYTDDDPLVYFRGQYHELG
- a CDS encoding DR2241 family protein, which gives rise to MRSLVLIGHGSHLNGESAGAVYRYAELIRERGLFDEVVEGYWKEEPSLRQVLKTTASTDVTVIPMFISEGYFTETVIPREMGLGHQGPVPPEGVARVLGGKTVRYTLPYGVHSSMADVILERAREALPDLGDEGTPPTALVVLGHGTTRNENSNRVVYENAERLRHTGLFSEVEALFLDEDPKVGLWPERVRAPRVVVVPFFASEGWHTLETIPEDMGLTGAVTVFPQNPHGTQTVYYARPVGTHARIAEVILQLAEEARGTGGRGGDEDRLHAQAWAAFMTMARRGMRVGEVMITPQLGMFEVRHALDEGIPGGDLTTTVTPEGLRDHTRRDEGGHHRPVHTLRNLPRGWRAVLSETDLPRAMHALYPAIVEEGYAHQQHALRATPWATTARRQTGIYAKVQKATPEQVEHVAEDVCSGCLRTRLWASEQLPRTFFDGVPGAIPCAEACTYLVAEVREEVSGKRGSGSGHSH